A single region of the Vicia villosa cultivar HV-30 ecotype Madison, WI linkage group LG4, Vvil1.0, whole genome shotgun sequence genome encodes:
- the LOC131599677 gene encoding uncharacterized protein LOC131599677 — protein sequence MSQKTVSSASYKNRSVRNECYCGIDAPLMTSWTDSNPGRRFFGCGMYKNQGFKKCSNFVWLDEEMNPRAKEVISTLLQNLNEEKQRVKDSISKEEETRMKMKLLKKQLKFNMFVTISVLVAFVATIIMK from the exons ATGTCTCAAAAAACTGTGTCAAGTGCTAGCTACAAGAATCGTAGTGTGAGAAACGAATGTTACTGCGGTATCGATGCTCCATTGATGACGTCGTGGACTGATTCAAACCCAGGACGTCGTTTTTTTGGTTGTGGGATGTACAAG AATCAAGGTTTCAAGAAGTGCAGTAACTTTGTTTGGTTGGATGAAGAAATGAACCCTAGGGCAAAGGAAGTGATTTCGACTTTACTCCAGAATTTGAATGAAGAAAAGCAGAGGGTTAAAGATTCAATCTCAAAGGAAGAAGAAAcaaggatgaagatgaagttactaAAGAAACAACTTAAGTTTAATATGTTCGTGACCATTTCTGTTCTAGT
- the LOC131599676 gene encoding polygalacturonase-like, with protein sequence MATAKKVSVLILWFALVCNYVDAAGPRKRPVVGPDIYKGKNVAKDALAPGEKVVNIMSFGAKPGGKFDCTEAFMDAWRTACHSNVQSRLLVPQGVFLVSTMFFAGPCQNPGPITFQVVGTILATADISEYVNGEWLMFRDIAGIKLIGGGTFDGQGASAWKFALDCEADPTTECVRSPSSIYFNNVTNGIIQNIKSVNPKGFHFFVTNSANIRLRLLKLTAPDTSPNTDGLHVSHSINVKISRSTIETGDDCVSMIQGVNNVSIKRIKCGPGHGISIGSLGKYPDELEVRGVRVMRSTLVGTDNGLRIKTWPDKYRGAASQITFSNITMENVKNPIIIDQEYECKPNCQKKPSLVRISDIIFKNIKGTTTSPIAVDMRCSKQFPCQNVRLQNIDLTLGATPAGSRCNNIKPIYVGLQKPPPCP encoded by the exons ATGGCCACTGCAAAAAAagtttctgttttaattttatgGTTTGCATTAGTTTGTAATTATGTTGATGCTGCTGGTCCAAGAAAAAGGCCTGTTGTTGGTCCTGATATCTACAAAGGTAAAAATGTGGCCAAAGATGCTCTTGCTCCTGGTGAAAAAGTTGTTAATATTATGAGTTTTGGAGCAAAACCAGGTGGAAAATTTGATTGCACTGAG GCTTTCATGGACGCATGGAGAACGGCCTGCCATTCCAACGTACAATCCAGGCTTCTAGTCCCTCAAGGCGTATTCCTTGTTTCAACAATGTTCTTCGCAGGGCCATGTCAAAATCCCGGGCCCATAACATTTCAAGTCGTAGGCACAATTTTAGCCACAGCAGACATTAGCGAGTACGTGAATGGCGAATGGCTCATGTTTCGCGACATAGCAGGCATTAAACTTATCGGCGGAGGTACCTTCGATGGACAAGGTGCATCTGCATGGAAATTTGCTCTAGATTGTGAAGCTGATCCAACTACCGAATGTGTTAGGTCTCCTAGTAGCATTTATTTCAATAACGTTACAAACGGAATTATTCAGAACATAAAATCGGTAAATCCAAAAGGGTTTCACTTTTTTGTTACCAACTCCGCAAACATTAGACTTCGATTACTTAAGCTCACCGCACCAGACACTAGCCCAAATACCGACGGTCTTCATGTAAGTCATTCGATAAACGTGAAAATATCAAGAAGTACTATTGAAACGGGAGATGATTGCGTCTCCATGATTCAAGGAGTTAACAATGTAAGCATCAAACGAATCAAATGTGGTCCAGGACACGGTATCAG TATTGGAAGTCTCGGAAAATATCCAGATGAACTAGAGGTGAGAGGTGTTCGAGTAATGAGGAGCACATTAGTCGGCACAGACAACGGCCTAAGAATCAAAACATGGCCAGATAAGTATCGAGGAGCAGCATCACAAATCACTTTCAGCAACATCACTATGGAAAATGTTAAAAACCCTATCATCATTGACCAAGAGTATGAATGTAAACCAAACTGCCAAAAAAAG CCTTCACTTGTAAGAATAAGCgatataattttcaaaaatataaaaggaACAACAACTAGTCCAATTGCAGTGGATATGAGATGTAGCAAGCAATTTCCTTGCCAAAATGTTAGACTTCAAAACATAGACCTTACACTTGGTGCAACTCCTGCTGGCTCTAGATGTAACAATATCAAACCTATCTATGTTGGCTTGCAAAAACCACCACCATGTCCATAG